One genomic window of Planctomycetia bacterium includes the following:
- the dgt gene encoding dNTP triphosphohydrolase: protein MRSSPTPFNGPLQRSSQTFVDRERALLADYAMAGAASKGRKHEEPTHAYRSPFQRDRDRIVHSTAYRRLSGKTQVFTREMGDFHRTRLTHTHEVASVSRTLGRALRLNEDLIEALALMHDIGHPPFGHAGEDVLDDCVRAQASTGEVGFSHNRQALRIVEIIEQRYPEFSGLNLSLEVLEGQQTRAMKRGSATRPLLESQVVDAADSTAYDTHDVDDALHLGLLTIAELDEVPLWREATSRVRSRYAALEAGELKRCILHELIDWQVSDLLACSTERLEAWGIESTEQVRQAQVIVRPNDELFALKAELEKFLYARVYRHPTVVASRLIAQQQLREMFAGFTKRPELMPESFRQRIEVYGLGRSVCDYLAGMTDRFCQQEYLRLFPE, encoded by the coding sequence ATGCGCTCAAGTCCGACGCCGTTTAACGGCCCGCTACAGAGATCGTCGCAAACATTCGTCGATCGCGAGCGCGCGCTGCTGGCCGATTATGCGATGGCCGGCGCAGCCTCGAAGGGGCGGAAGCACGAAGAACCGACTCACGCCTACCGGAGCCCGTTCCAGCGCGATCGCGATCGGATCGTGCATAGCACGGCTTATCGTCGGCTGAGCGGCAAGACGCAAGTGTTCACGCGCGAAATGGGAGACTTCCACCGGACGCGGCTCACGCATACGCACGAAGTGGCGAGCGTGTCGCGCACGTTGGGCCGCGCGCTTCGCTTAAACGAAGACCTGATCGAAGCCCTCGCCCTCATGCACGACATCGGGCATCCCCCGTTCGGACACGCCGGCGAAGACGTGCTCGACGACTGCGTGCGGGCTCAGGCGAGCACGGGCGAGGTCGGGTTCTCGCACAACCGGCAAGCGCTACGCATCGTCGAGATCATCGAGCAACGCTACCCGGAATTCTCGGGGCTGAATTTAAGCTTGGAAGTGCTCGAAGGGCAGCAAACGCGAGCGATGAAGCGGGGCTCGGCGACGAGGCCGCTCTTGGAATCGCAAGTCGTCGACGCGGCCGACAGCACGGCTTACGACACGCACGACGTCGACGATGCGCTGCATCTCGGCTTGCTTACGATCGCCGAGCTCGACGAGGTGCCGCTGTGGCGCGAGGCGACGTCGCGCGTCCGCAGCCGTTATGCGGCGCTCGAAGCCGGCGAACTCAAGCGCTGCATCTTGCATGAGCTGATCGATTGGCAAGTGAGCGATTTGCTTGCGTGCTCCACCGAACGACTCGAAGCCTGGGGGATCGAATCGACCGAGCAGGTGCGGCAGGCGCAAGTCATCGTGCGGCCGAACGACGAGCTGTTCGCCCTCAAGGCCGAGTTGGAAAAGTTCTTGTATGCCCGCGTGTATCGTCACCCGACGGTCGTCGCTTCCCGGCTCATTGCGCAACAGCAGCTACGCGAGATGTTCGCCGGCTTTACGAAGCGGCCGGAGCTGATGCCGGAGTCGTTTCGCCAACGGATCGAAGTCTACGGCCTCGGCCGAAGCGTGTGCGACTATCTCGCGGGCATGACCGATCGCTTCTGCCAGCAAGAGTATTTGCGGCTGTTTCCGGAGTGA
- a CDS encoding methylmalonyl-CoA mutase family protein, which translates to MSNVAPNTTTQLADAAHDWRAGLLADALRKSPERIPTFVTASNDPVERLYLPSDDAAQGYVEKLGFPGQFPYTRGVQPTMYRGRLWTMRQYAGFSTAEESNRRYRYLLAQGSTGLSVAFDLPTQIGYDSDAPEAVGEVGRVGVAIDSLADMETLFDGIPLDAVSTSMTINATGAILLAMYIAVAEQQGVSPAKLTGTLQNDILKEYIARGTYRFPPQASLRITSDIFAYCTSATPKFNTISISGYHIREAGSTAAQEVGFTLADAICYIETALQAGLAIDDFGPRLAFFFAAHTDLFEEAAKFRAARRLYARIMRERFGAQDPRSCMLRFHTQTGGVTLTAQQPENNVVRVTIQALAAVLGGTQSLHTNSKDEALSLPTEEAVSLALRTQQVIAHESGVVNTIDPLGGSYYVEALTDRIEQEAEAYIEAIDDLGGMVAAIERGYPQREIERSAYRFNRAIDTRERSIVGVNCHTTGEAPSIPLFRLDEQATAGQLERLRSVRANRDVAVVERTLAEIGTAARGTENLMPPIVAAVKAYATIGEICRVLADVFGEYEQNATQQTDQQTESPEAVE; encoded by the coding sequence ATGTCGAACGTCGCACCCAACACGACGACGCAACTCGCCGACGCGGCCCACGATTGGCGTGCGGGCCTGCTGGCCGACGCGCTGCGCAAATCGCCGGAGCGCATCCCGACGTTCGTGACCGCGAGCAACGACCCCGTCGAACGACTCTATCTTCCTTCCGACGATGCCGCGCAGGGCTATGTCGAGAAGCTTGGCTTTCCCGGTCAGTTTCCCTACACGCGCGGCGTGCAGCCGACGATGTATCGCGGCCGGCTCTGGACGATGCGGCAATATGCCGGCTTCTCGACCGCCGAAGAATCGAATCGACGTTATCGCTACCTGCTCGCCCAAGGCAGCACAGGCCTGTCCGTAGCGTTCGATCTGCCGACGCAAATCGGTTACGACAGCGATGCGCCGGAAGCCGTAGGCGAGGTCGGGCGCGTCGGCGTGGCGATCGATTCTCTCGCCGATATGGAAACGCTCTTCGACGGCATTCCGCTCGACGCGGTCTCGACCTCGATGACGATCAACGCCACCGGCGCGATCTTACTGGCGATGTACATTGCAGTCGCGGAGCAACAGGGAGTTTCCCCTGCGAAGCTGACCGGCACACTGCAGAACGACATTCTCAAAGAGTATATCGCTCGCGGCACGTATCGCTTTCCGCCGCAAGCCTCGCTTCGAATCACGAGCGATATCTTCGCTTATTGCACGAGCGCCACGCCGAAGTTCAACACGATCAGCATCAGCGGCTACCACATTCGCGAGGCCGGCAGCACGGCCGCGCAAGAGGTCGGCTTCACGCTGGCCGATGCGATCTGCTACATCGAAACGGCCCTGCAAGCCGGACTCGCGATCGACGACTTCGGCCCCCGCTTGGCGTTCTTTTTCGCTGCACATACCGACCTGTTCGAGGAAGCGGCGAAGTTTCGCGCGGCCCGGCGCTTGTATGCCCGCATCATGCGCGAGCGTTTCGGCGCGCAAGACCCGCGTAGTTGCATGCTTCGCTTCCACACGCAAACCGGCGGCGTAACGCTCACGGCGCAACAACCGGAAAACAACGTCGTGCGCGTCACGATTCAAGCCCTCGCCGCGGTGCTCGGCGGCACGCAGTCGTTGCATACGAACAGCAAAGACGAAGCTCTCTCGCTGCCGACGGAAGAAGCCGTTTCGCTCGCGCTGCGCACGCAGCAGGTGATCGCGCACGAAAGCGGCGTCGTCAACACGATCGATCCGCTCGGGGGGAGCTACTACGTCGAAGCGCTGACCGACCGCATCGAGCAAGAAGCCGAAGCCTACATCGAAGCGATCGACGATCTCGGCGGCATGGTCGCGGCGATCGAGCGCGGCTACCCGCAGCGCGAGATCGAGCGTTCGGCGTACCGCTTCAATCGGGCGATCGACACGCGCGAGCGCTCGATCGTCGGCGTGAATTGCCACACGACGGGAGAAGCCCCGTCGATTCCGCTCTTCAGGTTGGATGAACAAGCGACCGCCGGGCAACTCGAGCGTTTGCGGTCGGTGCGTGCGAATCGCGATGTCGCGGTCGTCGAACGGACGCTCGCCGAGATAGGCACGGCTGCCCGAGGGACCGAGAACCTGATGCCGCCGATCGTCGCGGCGGTGAAGGCTTACGCCACGATCGGCGAAATCTGTCGCGTGCTGGCCGATGTGTTCGGCGAATACGAGCAGAACGCCACTCAGCAAACGGACCAACAAACAGAGTCGCCGGAAGCGGTAGAGTAA
- a CDS encoding HIT domain-containing protein, with protein MNYEQLWAPWRLGYIQGGEAQDEAPRAEPRWREGADHACFLCRDVATPEDDRRNFVVGRGARTLIVLNRYPYNNGHLLIAPQAHKGRLDELEPEEHLELMQTLARLVGIVEKKLNAEGINVGLNLGKIAGAGLPGHLHWHVVPRWNGDTNFMPVFAGVRVIPQSLDTLWEFLTDALKSDAV; from the coding sequence ATGAACTACGAACAACTTTGGGCTCCTTGGCGGCTCGGCTATATCCAAGGGGGGGAAGCCCAGGACGAAGCGCCGCGGGCCGAACCGCGCTGGCGCGAAGGGGCCGATCATGCGTGTTTCCTCTGCCGCGACGTCGCCACGCCCGAGGATGATCGGCGCAACTTCGTCGTCGGGCGGGGAGCGCGAACGCTGATCGTGCTCAATCGCTACCCCTACAACAACGGCCATCTGCTGATTGCACCGCAAGCACACAAAGGCCGGCTCGACGAACTGGAGCCCGAGGAACATTTGGAACTAATGCAGACGCTCGCACGACTCGTCGGTATCGTCGAAAAAAAATTGAACGCCGAGGGGATCAACGTCGGTCTCAATCTCGGCAAGATCGCCGGAGCAGGTCTGCCCGGCCATCTCCATTGGCATGTCGTTCCGCGGTGGAACGGCGACACGAATTTTATGCCGGTCTTCGCCGGAGTGCGGGTCATCCCGCAATCGCTCGACACGCTTTGGGAGTTCCTGACGGATGCGCTCAAGTCCGACGCCGTTTAA
- a CDS encoding amino acid adenylation domain-containing protein: protein MRNCIARPTSSPGAVYVPLDPKYPSQRLKSILADAAPKSVVYDRPLPADIAATAQSTLSIADFQAFEKADSIATKNAFQDAPHALTDRAVVLYTSGSTGTPKGVVLTHRNLANHNAYVIRMLGLQVGDRRTALASINFDASLEEHFCTLNAGATLVLPGQNTLDSMDGFLKFIAVERLSGFFVTTSLWRELTNYLYETRRELPPTLRALMVGGEQASLAVYRRFLQVGGRKIRWINVYGPTETAIYSSTYEHDPVRDADAGDAPPIGRPIDNTLLYLLDEAGRLVAPGKEGELYIGGLGVSEGYLGREDLTRQKFVENPSPEIPPGRYYRTGDLVRFRADGQLEYVCRLDNQVKLRGFRIEPGEIEATLLQHPTVRDAVVVVVTSPSATRYLAAYVVLQPGASWSAEALRLFAQDRLPEYMVPQTFLQLESLPQSANGKIDRRALPEPFYFEPKDDAEDPQGAIETTELERQILEVWRETFQLDEIGLHDDFFALGGDSLKAMSLTARLEATVGRKVTPTMLFECRTVEHLAAALEYSVDEVYDAPVLLREGELGRPLFFLHSLAGDVWIYRETIAALRSTQAVYGIQLPRLNDESPDAHVAEVAACARDYIEMLRGIQPQGPYRLAGYSSGAWMAYEIARQLEALGEEVEFLGLLDAGVPLALERTLTASRFHRLRALSRNLPLYLGELAGMPATERRRALARCRQAVAKTARRLLGRADRAPADGDAAQCTADGEFMSHFAEDISFFSPVRLRMIKEHFHAIERYIAGPLQGGAHLFRAARQPLSAVQTPLLGWEHLIRGPIRVRNITGTHATLMYGAHALGLAAAIDDELERLPKIEAPRPKLYEPVAV, encoded by the coding sequence TTGCGGAACTGCATCGCGCGGCCGACGTCGTCGCCCGGCGCGGTTTACGTGCCGCTCGACCCGAAGTATCCGTCGCAACGCTTGAAATCGATCCTAGCCGACGCCGCGCCGAAGTCCGTCGTCTACGATCGACCGTTGCCGGCCGATATCGCGGCGACCGCGCAAAGCACGCTTTCGATCGCCGACTTCCAGGCCTTTGAAAAAGCCGACTCGATCGCGACAAAGAACGCCTTCCAAGACGCTCCGCACGCGCTGACCGATCGAGCCGTGGTCCTCTACACGTCGGGCTCGACGGGAACCCCGAAGGGGGTCGTGCTCACGCATCGCAATCTCGCGAACCACAACGCCTACGTCATTCGGATGCTCGGCCTCCAGGTAGGCGATCGACGCACGGCACTCGCTTCGATCAATTTCGATGCCTCGCTCGAAGAACATTTCTGCACGTTGAACGCCGGCGCAACCCTCGTGCTCCCCGGGCAGAACACGCTCGACTCGATGGACGGGTTTCTCAAGTTCATCGCCGTGGAGCGGCTTTCCGGCTTCTTCGTCACGACTTCGCTCTGGCGCGAGCTGACGAACTATCTCTACGAAACGCGCCGCGAACTTCCTCCGACGTTGCGCGCTTTAATGGTCGGCGGCGAACAAGCGTCGCTGGCCGTATATCGTAGATTTTTGCAAGTCGGCGGCCGGAAGATTCGCTGGATCAACGTCTACGGTCCCACCGAAACGGCGATCTATTCCTCGACCTACGAACACGATCCCGTGCGCGACGCCGACGCCGGCGATGCGCCGCCGATCGGGCGCCCGATCGATAACACGCTCCTATATCTTCTCGACGAGGCAGGCCGACTCGTCGCTCCCGGCAAGGAAGGGGAGCTTTACATCGGCGGGCTCGGAGTGTCCGAAGGCTATCTCGGGCGCGAGGATCTCACACGGCAAAAGTTCGTCGAGAACCCGTCGCCGGAGATTCCGCCGGGGCGTTACTATCGAACCGGCGACTTGGTGCGCTTCCGCGCCGACGGACAACTCGAATACGTTTGCCGACTCGACAACCAAGTGAAGCTTCGCGGCTTTCGGATCGAGCCGGGCGAGATCGAAGCGACGTTGCTGCAACATCCGACGGTGCGCGATGCCGTGGTCGTCGTGGTGACTTCGCCGTCGGCGACGCGCTATCTCGCGGCTTACGTGGTCTTGCAGCCCGGCGCGTCGTGGAGCGCCGAGGCGTTGCGGTTGTTCGCGCAAGATCGGCTGCCGGAATACATGGTGCCGCAGACTTTTCTGCAATTGGAAAGCCTGCCGCAAAGTGCGAACGGCAAGATCGATCGTCGCGCATTGCCGGAGCCCTTCTACTTCGAGCCGAAGGACGACGCGGAAGATCCTCAAGGAGCGATCGAAACGACGGAACTCGAACGACAGATTCTCGAGGTCTGGCGCGAGACGTTTCAGCTCGACGAGATCGGCCTGCACGACGACTTCTTCGCGCTGGGCGGCGACTCGCTCAAAGCGATGTCGCTCACGGCGAGGCTTGAAGCGACTGTCGGCCGCAAAGTGACGCCGACGATGCTCTTCGAGTGTCGCACGGTCGAGCACTTGGCCGCGGCGCTCGAATACTCGGTCGATGAAGTCTACGACGCGCCGGTCTTGCTGCGGGAAGGAGAACTCGGCCGACCGTTGTTCTTCCTCCATTCGCTGGCCGGCGATGTGTGGATCTATCGCGAAACGATCGCCGCGCTCCGTTCGACGCAAGCCGTGTACGGCATCCAATTGCCTCGACTCAACGACGAATCGCCCGACGCACACGTCGCGGAAGTCGCAGCGTGTGCGCGCGACTACATCGAAATGCTCCGTGGCATTCAGCCGCAGGGCCCTTATCGACTTGCCGGTTATTCGTCGGGCGCGTGGATGGCCTACGAAATCGCGCGGCAACTCGAAGCGCTCGGCGAAGAGGTCGAATTCCTTGGGCTGCTCGATGCCGGTGTCCCGCTCGCGCTCGAACGAACTCTGACCGCTTCGCGCTTCCATCGCCTTCGGGCCCTATCGCGCAATCTCCCGCTCTACCTCGGCGAACTCGCCGGCATGCCGGCGACCGAACGCCGCCGCGCACTCGCGCGCTGCCGACAGGCGGTCGCAAAAACGGCTCGTCGCTTACTCGGCCGCGCCGACCGAGCGCCGGCCGACGGCGACGCGGCGCAATGCACAGCCGACGGCGAGTTCATGAGCCACTTCGCGGAAGACATTTCGTTCTTCTCGCCGGTCCGGCTCCGGATGATTAAGGAACACTTCCACGCAATCGAGCGCTATATCGCCGGCCCGCTCCAAGGGGGCGCGCATCTGTTTCGCGCCGCCCGTCAACCGTTGTCCGCCGTGCAGACACCGCTGCTCGGTTGGGAGCATCTCATTCGCGGACCGATCCGCGTACGCAACATCACCGGCACGCATGCCACGCTGATGTACGGGGCACACGCGCTAGGGCTCGCCGCCGCGATCGACGACGAACTCGAGCGCCTGCCGAAGATCGAAGCGCCACGGCCGAAGCTTTACGAGCCGGTCGCAGTCTAG
- the argS gene encoding arginine--tRNA ligase, producing MNARRLLRDRLEAALSGWVSPADIATVVEMVIPSQDPRNGDYQINSAMPLGKLLKRPPREVAEEIKAKLDVAEFCDEPSIAGPGFINLKLRDDWLTAQLQIAVRDERLNIAPVAEPKTYVVDFSGPNVAKPMHVGHIRSTAIGDSICRTLNFLWHHAVGDNHIGDWGTQFGMIIYGFRHFRDEAAYKANPVDELSRLYRQVNQLVGYFQGKDELPKLREKLAGTEAMLRVAEATKPTGDKNADKKAAQTLKKAQRDVGEQREAVADLEAKLAQIDADAALAKLAAAHPKIGSAVLEETAKLHSGDAENLRLWQEFMPPCLTTLEETYKRLSVTFDETLGESFYHDQLSDVVEELKRKGIARESDGALCVFFPDQEVPMLIRKKDGAFLYATTDLATIRYRMQRWKPDAMLYVVDHRQSLHFEHLFAAAKLWGFAACDFRHVSFGTVLGKDGRPYKTRSGDAVGLKSLLDEAVDRAHAIVSENDDRKTGGAELSAEDRRRIAEIVGIGALKYADLSQNRTSDYEFSYDKMLAMSGNTATYMQYAYARVRSIFRRGEILVDMLRRSAAGMQLELPAERALAIAILRFEEALETAVADFRPNVLTSYLYDLANHYSTFFEQCPVLKAPTDETKHSRLLLCDLTARTIKLGLTLLNIDVVEQM from the coding sequence ATGAATGCTCGTCGATTGTTGCGCGATCGCCTCGAAGCGGCTCTCTCCGGTTGGGTCTCGCCGGCCGACATTGCGACCGTCGTCGAGATGGTCATCCCGAGCCAAGACCCGCGCAACGGCGACTACCAGATCAACAGCGCGATGCCGCTCGGCAAGCTCTTGAAGCGCCCGCCGCGCGAAGTGGCCGAAGAGATCAAAGCCAAGCTCGACGTCGCGGAATTTTGCGACGAGCCTTCGATCGCCGGCCCGGGCTTCATCAACTTGAAACTGCGCGACGATTGGCTCACGGCGCAATTGCAGATCGCCGTGCGCGACGAACGCTTGAACATCGCGCCGGTCGCCGAGCCGAAGACCTACGTCGTCGACTTCTCCGGCCCGAACGTCGCGAAACCGATGCACGTCGGACACATCCGTTCGACCGCGATCGGCGACAGCATTTGCCGGACGCTGAACTTCCTCTGGCACCACGCCGTCGGCGACAACCACATCGGCGACTGGGGGACGCAGTTCGGCATGATCATCTACGGCTTCCGCCACTTCCGCGACGAAGCGGCGTACAAGGCGAACCCGGTAGATGAGCTGTCGCGGTTGTATCGACAGGTGAATCAACTCGTCGGCTACTTCCAAGGCAAGGACGAGTTGCCGAAGCTCCGCGAAAAGCTCGCAGGCACCGAAGCGATGCTCCGAGTCGCCGAAGCGACGAAGCCGACCGGGGACAAAAACGCCGATAAAAAGGCCGCGCAAACGCTGAAGAAAGCGCAGCGCGACGTCGGCGAACAGCGCGAGGCCGTTGCCGATCTCGAAGCCAAGCTCGCGCAGATCGACGCCGACGCCGCACTGGCGAAGCTCGCCGCGGCGCATCCGAAGATCGGCTCGGCCGTGCTCGAAGAGACCGCGAAGCTGCACTCCGGCGATGCCGAGAACCTGCGGCTCTGGCAAGAGTTTATGCCGCCGTGCCTCACGACGCTGGAAGAGACGTACAAGCGATTATCGGTCACGTTCGACGAAACGCTCGGCGAGAGCTTCTACCACGATCAACTATCCGACGTCGTCGAAGAGCTCAAGCGTAAAGGGATCGCCCGCGAAAGCGACGGCGCGCTCTGCGTCTTCTTTCCCGACCAAGAAGTGCCGATGCTCATTCGGAAAAAAGACGGCGCGTTTCTCTACGCGACGACCGATCTCGCGACGATCCGCTACCGGATGCAGCGCTGGAAGCCCGACGCGATGCTCTATGTGGTCGACCATCGGCAGAGCCTGCACTTCGAACATCTGTTCGCCGCCGCGAAGCTCTGGGGTTTCGCTGCCTGCGACTTCCGGCATGTGAGCTTCGGCACCGTGCTCGGCAAAGACGGCCGGCCGTATAAGACGCGCTCCGGCGACGCCGTTGGACTCAAGTCGCTACTCGACGAAGCGGTCGATCGGGCTCATGCCATCGTGAGCGAGAACGACGATCGCAAAACCGGCGGCGCAGAGCTTAGCGCCGAAGATCGACGACGGATCGCCGAAATCGTCGGCATCGGGGCGTTGAAATACGCCGACCTGTCGCAGAACCGGACCAGTGACTATGAGTTCAGCTACGACAAGATGCTGGCGATGAGCGGCAACACGGCCACGTATATGCAGTATGCCTATGCCCGCGTGCGTAGCATCTTCCGCCGGGGCGAGATCCTAGTCGACATGCTGCGCCGCAGTGCGGCGGGAATGCAACTCGAGTTGCCTGCCGAGCGCGCGCTCGCGATCGCGATCTTGCGCTTCGAGGAAGCCCTGGAAACGGCGGTCGCCGACTTCCGCCCGAACGTACTCACGTCGTATCTCTACGATTTGGCGAACCACTACTCGACGTTCTTCGAGCAATGCCCGGTGCTGAAAGCGCCGACGGACGAAACGAAGCACAGCCGCCTATTGCTCTGCGATCTCACGGCCCGCACGATCAAGCTCGGCCTGACGTTGTTGAATATCGACGTCGTCGAGCAAATGTAG
- a CDS encoding segregation/condensation protein A, translating into MNFRVDLESFRGPLDLLLYLVRKHEIDIVDMPIALVTEQFCAHLDLLEKLDIDGIGEFLEMASTLIEIKSRLVLPHADEVEEPLDDPRQDLVRQLLEYKKFRDAASMLEDKCRTWQEHFGRLAIERPSPTDDLANEAIQEVELWDLVSAFARIVRDRKGPAQTNIVYDDTPIHVHMKRIAALLNEQGSVALGELFEPGMHKSKLVGMFLAVLELARHHSVKTEQSNLFGEIMVFPGTSGKVSVEDDAADEYDHQRTDDVRTTAVAEPAADTAHAQPAAPHFAAAAEPARTRKPRAKKPK; encoded by the coding sequence ATGAACTTTCGTGTCGACCTGGAATCGTTTCGCGGCCCGCTCGATCTGTTGTTGTATCTCGTGCGCAAACACGAGATCGACATCGTCGACATGCCGATTGCGCTCGTCACGGAACAGTTCTGCGCGCATCTCGACTTACTGGAGAAGCTCGACATCGACGGGATCGGCGAGTTTCTCGAAATGGCGAGCACGCTGATCGAGATCAAGTCGCGGTTGGTGTTGCCGCACGCGGACGAAGTCGAAGAGCCGCTCGACGACCCGCGGCAAGACCTCGTGCGCCAACTGCTCGAATACAAAAAGTTTCGCGATGCCGCGAGCATGCTCGAAGACAAATGCCGAACGTGGCAAGAGCACTTCGGCCGGCTCGCCATCGAACGCCCGAGCCCGACCGACGATCTGGCGAACGAAGCGATTCAAGAGGTCGAGTTGTGGGACTTGGTCAGCGCGTTTGCGCGGATCGTGCGCGATCGCAAAGGCCCGGCGCAGACGAACATCGTGTACGACGACACGCCGATCCACGTGCATATGAAACGCATCGCCGCGTTGCTGAATGAACAGGGCAGTGTCGCGCTCGGCGAGCTCTTCGAGCCGGGCATGCACAAGTCGAAGCTCGTCGGCATGTTCCTCGCCGTGCTCGAATTGGCCCGGCACCATAGCGTGAAAACGGAACAGTCGAATCTGTTCGGCGAGATCATGGTCTTCCCCGGGACGTCGGGCAAGGTGTCGGTCGAAGACGATGCGGCGGACGAGTACGACCACCAACGGACGGACGATGTCCGCACCACGGCCGTCGCCGAACCTGCCGCCGACACGGCACACGCGCAACCCGCCGCGCCGCACTTCGCCGCCGCAGCCGAACCGGCCCGCACCCGCAAGCCGCGGGCGAAGAAGCCGAAGTAG
- the mce gene encoding methylmalonyl-CoA epimerase, translated as MAPTIIHSPLSTTPPVLGLGGAALPSAEPTPLARLTAAVAIRGLDHLGIAVASLAAARPFYEATLGAVFEGEEVVAEQKVRVAFYQLGTDASAVRLELLEPLDEASPIAKFLAKRGPGLHHTAYLVDDTALALQAAEQAGLRLIDRVPRLGAHGARIGFLHPQGTGGMLIELCSHPTKDKTPQPELE; from the coding sequence ATGGCTCCCACGATCATTCATTCGCCTCTCTCGACGACGCCCCCGGTGTTGGGCCTCGGCGGAGCTGCGCTTCCCTCGGCCGAGCCGACGCCGCTGGCGCGCCTCACGGCCGCGGTCGCCATTCGCGGACTCGATCATTTAGGGATCGCCGTGGCGAGCCTCGCCGCAGCGCGACCGTTTTACGAAGCGACTCTCGGAGCCGTGTTCGAGGGAGAAGAAGTCGTGGCGGAGCAGAAGGTGCGCGTCGCCTTTTACCAGCTCGGCACCGATGCGAGCGCCGTCCGACTCGAACTCTTGGAACCGCTCGACGAGGCCTCGCCGATCGCCAAGTTTCTCGCGAAGCGAGGGCCGGGCCTGCATCACACGGCGTACCTCGTCGACGACACGGCCTTAGCGCTCCAAGCCGCCGAGCAAGCCGGCTTGCGTTTGATCGACCGTGTTCCCCGCCTGGGTGCCCACGGTGCGAGGATCGGTTTCTTGCACCCGCAAGGGACCGGCGGAATGTTGATCGAGCTTTGTTCGCACCCGACGAAAGACAAGACGCCGCAGCCGGAATTGGAATGA
- the bcp gene encoding thioredoxin-dependent thiol peroxidase: MADPSKPTNDTWLEEGSKAPDFTLASDQGPPVKLGGLRGGPVVVYFYPRDDTPGCTREACAFRDRSGELKAHGATVLGISTDDVKSHGKFRDKFSLNFPLLADVDHKTAEAFGAWREKNMYGKKSMGIQRSTFLIDGAGIVRKVWRKVNVDGHDAEVLAALDALGAKPEKPKATATKTAPVKKAVAKSPPTKVAKKKTTKKKK; the protein is encoded by the coding sequence ATGGCCGACCCAAGCAAACCGACGAACGACACTTGGCTGGAAGAAGGAAGCAAAGCGCCGGACTTCACGCTCGCCTCGGATCAAGGGCCACCGGTCAAGCTCGGCGGACTCCGCGGCGGGCCGGTCGTCGTCTACTTTTATCCGCGCGACGACACGCCGGGCTGCACGCGCGAGGCCTGCGCATTTCGCGATCGGAGCGGCGAGCTGAAAGCACACGGAGCTACGGTGCTCGGCATCAGCACCGACGATGTGAAGAGCCACGGGAAGTTCCGCGACAAGTTCTCCTTAAACTTTCCCCTCTTGGCCGACGTCGACCACAAGACGGCCGAAGCGTTCGGTGCCTGGCGCGAGAAGAATATGTACGGCAAGAAGTCGATGGGGATCCAGCGCTCGACGTTTCTGATCGACGGCGCGGGCATCGTGCGCAAGGTGTGGCGCAAGGTAAACGTCGACGGTCATGATGCCGAAGTCCTCGCGGCCTTAGACGCACTCGGCGCGAAACCGGAAAAGCCGAAGGCCACGGCGACGAAAACTGCGCCGGTGAAAAAAGCCGTGGCGAAGTCGCCGCCGACGAAGGTCGCGAAGAAAAAAACTACGAAGAAGAAAAAGTAG
- the rsfS gene encoding ribosome silencing factor, which yields MEIVRSRFTRGTVVATSSLKVENSAVASRERALNRALAAAQTAHENRAREIVVLDLRELTTEFDYFVIATGSSTRQLHAISEEIDHKLEDDLRDRRLGVEGYQTGGWILLDYGDIIIHLFDGKTRDYYRLDELWTGAKRVPFTPKDPAK from the coding sequence ATGGAGATAGTTCGCAGCAGATTCACCCGAGGGACGGTCGTGGCCACCAGCAGCTTGAAAGTCGAAAACTCCGCGGTAGCGTCGCGCGAACGAGCATTGAACAGAGCCTTGGCAGCCGCTCAAACGGCACACGAAAATCGAGCCCGAGAGATCGTCGTGCTCGACCTGCGCGAGCTTACGACGGAGTTCGACTACTTCGTCATCGCGACCGGCTCCAGCACGCGGCAACTCCACGCCATCAGCGAAGAGATCGACCACAAGCTCGAAGACGATCTGCGCGATCGCCGGCTCGGCGTCGAAGGCTATCAAACCGGCGGCTGGATCTTGCTCGACTACGGGGACATCATCATCCATCTGTTCGACGGCAAGACCCGCGACTACTACCGCCTCGACGAACTTTGGACCGGCGCGAAGCGCGTACCGTTCACGCCGAAAGACCCAGCGAAGTAA